The proteins below are encoded in one region of Lactuca sativa cultivar Salinas chromosome 3, Lsat_Salinas_v11, whole genome shotgun sequence:
- the LOC111884129 gene encoding uncharacterized protein LOC111884129, protein MAFYLDEEEVWKCPKHPSKRRRSGICPTCLRERLVTLCPECANTRPCACCPAPADSTSSSSSSSSSFSIFQFSRGGSLRDGFLSSAAAGEVGRVSNLIESEPAFRKSRSLAIPFLRSRSKYVGGRFDQQFVEEDKKPLPRVSRSKINFWSVFKVNKTKKCDAHGGEQDDESNKSDISVATEDYSRMARSRSVAVGASHSFSPVAAKRRGWYFPSPMKAFRQSKTSKLQLHERSPMHRG, encoded by the coding sequence ATGGCGTTTTACTTGGATGAAGAAGAAGTATGGAAATGTCCAAAGCATCCGTCGAAGCGGCGGAGGAGTGGTATCTGCCCTACATGCCTCCGTGAACGCCTCGTTACACTCTGTCCAGAATGTGCAAATACTCGTCCATGTGCGTGTTGTCCAGCTCCAGCCGATTCGACGTCTTCTTCTTCCTCGTCTTCCTCATCGTTTTCTATCTTCCAGTTTTCCCGTGGCGGTAGCCTCCGCGACGGTTTTCTGTCGTCCGCCGCCGCAGGGGAAGTCGGTCGCGTGTCGAATCTAATCGAAAGTGAACCTGCGTTTAGGAAATCTAGATCTCTAGCGATTCCCTTCCTACGATCGAGATCGAAGTACGTCGGTGGTCGATTCGATCAACAGTTCGTCGAGGAAGACAAAAAACCTCTGCCGAGGGTTAGCCGAAGCAAAATAAACTTCTGGTCGGTTTTCAAggtgaataaaactaaaaaatgcGATGCACACGGCGGCGAACAGGATGATGAAtcgaataaaagtgatatctccgTCGCAACTGAAGATTATTCAAGGATGGCTAGATCCAGATCAGTAGCTGTAGGGGCCAGTCACAGCTTCAGTCCGGTAGCCGCGAAACGCCGTGGATGGTACTTCCCGAGTCCAATGAAGGCGTTCCGACAATCGAAGACGTCCAAATTACAACTCCATGAACGGTCGCCGATGCATAGAGGCTGA